One segment of Campylobacter concisus DNA contains the following:
- a CDS encoding NADH-quinone oxidoreductase subunit C, producing the protein MRDYKPKNDLQKKQYYKEKFYIEKQASKNEVKGSKFNEELAILGQSGVEILSSYVEFDQLVIYVNSSENFKALETLKNFGYEQLCELAAVDFISQKSGYEVFYQLLSISKNRRARVKCFVKKDEMLKSVCELYKSANWAEREMYDLSGVLIKDHPNLKRLIMPDDWHSHPLLKSYPLVGDEAAKWYEVDKIFGSEFREQIGEENRDPAYIEEKDTFGFSRVFSEEYEYQEDGGVKFVKKAKFNESQIVKERP; encoded by the coding sequence ATGAGAGATTATAAGCCAAAGAATGATCTGCAAAAAAAGCAGTATTACAAAGAGAAATTTTACATAGAAAAGCAGGCTTCAAAAAATGAAGTAAAAGGTTCTAAATTTAATGAGGAGCTAGCTATCTTAGGACAAAGCGGAGTAGAAATTTTATCTAGCTACGTGGAGTTTGATCAGCTTGTAATTTATGTAAATTCTAGTGAAAATTTTAAAGCGCTTGAGACACTAAAAAACTTTGGCTACGAGCAGCTTTGCGAGCTTGCTGCGGTCGATTTCATAAGTCAAAAAAGCGGGTATGAAGTTTTTTATCAATTGCTTAGTATCAGTAAAAATAGACGCGCACGCGTAAAATGCTTTGTTAAAAAAGACGAAATGCTAAAAAGCGTTTGCGAGCTTTATAAAAGCGCAAACTGGGCTGAGCGCGAGATGTATGATCTAAGTGGAGTTCTCATTAAAGATCATCCAAATTTAAAGCGCCTCATCATGCCTGATGACTGGCACTCACACCCACTACTAAAGAGCTATCCGCTAGTGGGCGACGAGGCTGCCAAATGGTACGAGGTGGATAAAATTTTTGGAAGTGAGTTTAGAGAGCAAATCGGCGAAGAGAACCGCGATCCAGCTTATATTGAAGAGAAAGATACCTTTGGATTTTCAAGGGTGTTTAGCGAAGAGTACGAGTATCAAGAAGATGGCGGCGTAAAATTTGTCAAAAAGGCTAAATTTAACGAGAGCCAAATAGTAAAGGAAAGACCTTGA
- the nuoD gene encoding NADH dehydrogenase (quinone) subunit D has product MSQSPNRLKPFFENLEFEQNDGKMILNFGPQHPSAHGQLKLVLELDGEKVVRAMPEVGFMHRGVEKMAENMTYQEFIPVTDRVDYIASSANNYAFCAAVEKLCGIEVPRRAQIIRVMLLELNRISSHLLFLATHALDVGAMSVFLYAFREREYVLDLIEKYCGARLTHSSIRIGGVPLDLPDGWCEELLKFCEKFPSDITLYEDLLSENRIWQARLVDVGIISKELALSSGCSGVMLRASGVARDIRKEEPYLIYDELEFDVPYATKGDCYARYLLYMKEMRECVKILKQCVSKYQTSSPAIIADAPEYVSASKEQIMSQNYSLMQHFVLITQGLKPPKGEIYFASESPKGELGIYINSDGSASPYRLKIRTPSFWHCAIYEDMLVGQYVADVAAIIGSTNIILGEVDR; this is encoded by the coding sequence TTGAGCCAGTCACCAAACCGCTTAAAACCATTTTTTGAAAATTTAGAATTTGAGCAAAATGACGGCAAGATGATACTAAATTTTGGCCCACAGCACCCAAGCGCACATGGTCAGTTAAAGCTTGTGCTTGAGCTTGATGGCGAAAAGGTCGTGCGCGCTATGCCAGAGGTTGGCTTCATGCACCGAGGCGTTGAAAAGATGGCTGAAAATATGACCTATCAGGAATTTATCCCAGTGACTGATAGGGTTGATTACATCGCCTCAAGTGCGAATAACTACGCGTTTTGTGCGGCTGTAGAGAAGCTTTGCGGTATCGAAGTGCCTCGCCGTGCGCAGATCATTAGAGTGATGCTTTTGGAGCTAAACCGCATTAGTTCGCACCTTTTATTTTTAGCTACGCACGCCCTTGACGTGGGGGCTATGAGCGTCTTTTTATATGCATTTAGAGAGCGCGAATATGTCCTTGATCTCATAGAAAAATACTGCGGCGCAAGGCTAACTCATAGCTCCATAAGGATCGGTGGCGTGCCGCTTGACCTGCCAGATGGCTGGTGCGAGGAGCTGCTTAAATTTTGTGAAAAATTTCCAAGCGATATCACACTTTATGAAGATCTGCTAAGTGAAAATAGAATTTGGCAAGCAAGGCTTGTAGATGTGGGCATAATTAGCAAAGAGCTAGCCCTTAGTAGCGGCTGCTCTGGCGTCATGCTAAGAGCAAGCGGTGTGGCGCGTGATATAAGAAAAGAAGAGCCATATCTCATCTACGACGAGCTAGAATTTGACGTGCCTTACGCCACCAAGGGCGACTGCTACGCAAGATACCTGCTTTATATGAAAGAGATGCGCGAGTGCGTGAAAATTTTAAAGCAGTGCGTTAGCAAGTATCAGACAAGTAGTCCCGCTATCATCGCCGACGCACCAGAGTATGTGAGCGCCTCAAAAGAGCAGATAATGAGCCAAAACTACTCACTTATGCAGCATTTTGTGCTGATAACTCAGGGGCTAAAGCCACCAAAGGGCGAAATTTACTTTGCTAGCGAGTCGCCAAAGGGCGAGCTTGGAATTTATATAAACTCAGACGGCAGCGCAAGCCCGTATCGCCTAAAAATTCGCACGCCAAGCTTTTGGCACTGCGCTATTTATGAAGATATGCTAGTTGGGCAGTACGTGGCAGATGTGGCTGCGATAATTGGCAGCACAAATATCATCTTAGGCGAGGTCGATAGATGA
- a CDS encoding NuoB/complex I 20 kDa subunit family protein, which translates to MAKHQINYAANGGLPVVLTTVDKLVQWGRSNSLWALSYGLACCAIEMMASGASRYDFDRFGTIFRASPRHSEVMIIAGTLTKKHAEFTRRLYDQMPEPKWVISMGSCANTGGMFNTYSTVQGVDRIIPVDIYIPGCAPRPETLQYALMMLQKKIRKQSAFRAQKPRKLEI; encoded by the coding sequence ATGGCAAAGCATCAGATAAATTACGCTGCAAATGGTGGCTTGCCAGTCGTTTTAACAACCGTTGATAAGCTAGTTCAATGGGGCAGGAGCAACTCACTTTGGGCACTTAGCTACGGGCTTGCTTGCTGTGCGATAGAGATGATGGCAAGTGGCGCTAGTAGGTATGACTTTGATAGGTTTGGTACCATTTTTAGGGCTAGCCCAAGACACTCAGAGGTGATGATCATAGCTGGCACGCTAACCAAAAAGCACGCTGAGTTTACAAGGCGCCTTTATGATCAGATGCCTGAGCCAAAATGGGTCATCTCAATGGGTAGCTGTGCAAATACTGGTGGTATGTTTAACACCTATTCAACCGTTCAAGGTGTAGACCGCATAATACCAGTTGATATCTACATCCCAGGCTGCGCCCCGCGTCCAGAAACGCTTCAATACGCACTTATGATGCTTCAAAAAAAGATAAGAAAGCAAAGTGCATTTAGGGCGCAAAAGCCAAGAAAGCTCGAGATATGA
- a CDS encoding NADH dehydrogenase, whose amino-acid sequence MKFNDLVAGKSLSIANLLSLSDKNLAKKIKEHEFKYISCIEDSELGGENLIRCEIGSISYVLALLCKYANLSCDEFFSELDDGLISGECNVGEEEFEELGEWIKDVKNIVIDDSFFTHPDKDAIFWLLEILGKNVVLAGGCRKEFNDYHKIDELKELENFDGAVVYLNKNASDEIVGGVQFGIVAKAKDGDMLELKAKDFSVTAKFKLDHSLKGTVAIFGVKNFDGYAFKQVVVSK is encoded by the coding sequence ATGAAATTTAATGATCTAGTAGCAGGCAAAAGCTTAAGCATCGCAAATTTACTAAGCTTGAGCGATAAAAATTTAGCAAAAAAGATAAAAGAGCATGAGTTTAAATACATCTCTTGCATCGAAGATAGCGAGCTTGGCGGCGAAAATTTAATCCGCTGCGAAATAGGCTCAATAAGCTACGTCTTAGCTCTTCTTTGCAAATACGCAAATTTATCTTGCGATGAGTTTTTTAGCGAGCTTGATGATGGGCTGATAAGTGGCGAGTGCAATGTTGGTGAAGAGGAATTTGAAGAGCTAGGCGAGTGGATAAAGGACGTTAAAAACATCGTTATTGATGATTCATTTTTTACTCATCCAGATAAAGATGCGATCTTTTGGCTACTTGAAATTTTAGGCAAAAATGTCGTTTTGGCTGGTGGTTGCAGGAAAGAATTTAATGATTATCACAAAATAGACGAGCTAAAAGAGCTTGAAAATTTTGACGGAGCGGTCGTTTATCTAAATAAAAACGCAAGCGATGAGATCGTGGGCGGCGTGCAATTTGGTATCGTAGCAAAGGCAAAAGATGGCGATATGCTAGAGCTTAAAGCAAAAGATTTTAGCGTGACGGCAAAATTTAAACTAGACCATTCGCTAAAAGGCACAGTTGCGATTTTTGGCGTAAAAAATTTTGATGGATACGCATTTAAACAAGTAGTAGTTAGTAAATGA
- a CDS encoding NADH-ubiquinone oxidoreductase subunit E family protein — MIRVDLRHLKGEFLSTLGQQIKASEPGEVVIFLFEIGDYSGVTKAVNLAYNLNCEVMNSLKFNQVDWALTIKKGKI, encoded by the coding sequence ATGATAAGGGTCGATCTTAGGCATCTAAAGGGCGAGTTTTTGAGCACTCTTGGGCAGCAGATAAAGGCGAGCGAGCCAGGCGAAGTGGTGATATTTTTGTTTGAGATAGGGGATTACAGCGGTGTCACAAAGGCCGTAAATTTGGCTTATAACCTAAACTGCGAGGTGATGAACTCGCTTAAATTTAACCAAGTTGATTGGGCATTAACGATAAAAAAGGGCAAGATATGA